Proteins encoded within one genomic window of Sphingomonas cannabina:
- a CDS encoding 3'-5' exonuclease family protein, whose product MNRRHMLQGLAALGIGATTGAAAGARPRPSPRKPIVLYCDLAIDPAREQEMLNAFHNHFKPVAETFRGRGYIDVKMLKLRSVIQGGPAPAPGINYRFQLTYESEEQRQVWIKSDVHQKNWPLIENTVLNKDYLVLLTDSV is encoded by the coding sequence ATGAACAGGCGTCATATGCTGCAGGGACTGGCCGCGCTGGGCATCGGCGCGACAACGGGGGCCGCTGCCGGCGCCCGGCCCCGCCCTTCCCCGCGCAAGCCCATCGTCCTCTATTGCGATCTCGCCATCGATCCGGCGCGTGAGCAGGAGATGCTCAACGCGTTCCACAATCACTTCAAGCCCGTTGCCGAAACCTTCCGCGGTCGCGGCTATATCGACGTCAAGATGCTGAAGCTGCGCAGCGTGATCCAGGGCGGTCCCGCGCCGGCCCCCGGCATCAACTACCGCTTCCAGCTCACCTATGAGAGCGAGGAGCAACGGCAGGTCTGGATCAAGTCGGACGTGCACCAGAAGAACTGGCCGCTGATCGAGAACACCGTGCTCAACAAGGATTATCTGGTCCTGCTGACCGACAGCGTCTGA
- a CDS encoding cupin domain-containing protein, with protein MAMPRIGVVAALVAFSAVAVAQTAMPLAQRIGRSDPGKMQLATGVHGGAGSMRFGALLGANALSTNFIFLHRGTIAPKSGIGQHFHNDCEEMFVILDGEAEFTIDGRTSRLTGPAGAPDRKGHAHGIYNPTDKPVQWLNINVGMTKSYDNFDLGDPRTNAPLDPVPQFITMRLDRSLLKPAAANLPEATGAVLYRRALGPTIFSTAWSYVDHILLPAGSALGRRIQPDMSEVYYVMSGTGEVTLGDEAAPIKAGDAVPVDLGEARAIRQTGGEPLELMVIGVARDLAAKARYRAEAEARMRPRR; from the coding sequence ATGGCGATGCCGCGCATCGGGGTGGTCGCAGCATTGGTGGCCTTCTCCGCGGTCGCGGTGGCGCAGACCGCGATGCCGCTGGCGCAGCGCATCGGCCGCAGCGATCCCGGCAAGATGCAACTTGCGACCGGCGTCCATGGCGGCGCGGGCTCGATGAGGTTCGGCGCGCTGCTCGGGGCGAACGCGCTCAGCACCAACTTCATCTTCCTCCACCGTGGCACGATCGCGCCGAAGAGCGGGATCGGCCAGCATTTCCACAACGACTGCGAGGAGATGTTCGTCATCCTCGACGGCGAGGCGGAATTCACGATCGATGGACGGACCTCGCGCCTGACCGGGCCAGCGGGGGCGCCCGATCGCAAGGGCCATGCCCACGGCATCTACAATCCCACCGACAAGCCCGTTCAGTGGCTGAACATCAACGTCGGCATGACGAAGAGCTACGATAATTTCGACCTGGGCGACCCGCGCACCAACGCCCCGCTCGATCCCGTGCCGCAGTTCATCACCATGCGGCTGGATCGCAGCCTGCTGAAGCCGGCGGCGGCGAACCTGCCTGAGGCGACCGGCGCCGTGCTCTACCGCCGCGCCCTGGGGCCGACGATCTTCTCGACGGCCTGGTCCTATGTCGATCATATCCTGCTGCCCGCGGGCTCGGCGCTGGGCCGCCGTATCCAGCCGGACATGAGCGAGGTCTATTACGTGATGTCCGGCACCGGCGAGGTCACGCTGGGCGATGAGGCCGCGCCGATCAAGGCCGGTGATGCCGTGCCCGTCGACCTCGGCGAAGCGCGGGCGATCCGTCAGACCGGCGGCGAACCATTGGAATTGATGGTCATCGGCGTCGCGCGCGATCTGGCGGCAAAAGCCCGTTATCGTGCGGAGGCCGAGGCACGGATGCGGCCGCGCAGATAG